DNA from Pseudocitrobacter corydidari:
ACCGACGCCCAGGCTTTACGCTTCACGTGCGGATCGCGCTGTGGACCTTTGGTTCCTGACGGCATCGACAACCTCTTACAATCGATATTACTTATCATTTTGGCACCAAACAATCGGTACGATTAATCATCACTGAGACAAATCCTAAATAAAATCTAGTCAAAAATCCAGTGCTTTCGCCAGCTAAAAGGACGCATTTATTTAATCTTT
Protein-coding regions in this window:
- a CDS encoding YmiA family putative membrane protein → MISNIDCKRLSMPSGTKGPQRDPHVKRKAWASVFLGSALFWVVVALLVWKYWG